One segment of Sphingomonas qomolangmaensis DNA contains the following:
- the era gene encoding GTPase Era encodes MTQSPTPHCGLVAVVGAPNAGKSTLVNALVGQKVAIVSPKAQTTRVRLMGIAIEGETQLLLVDTPGIFDPKRRFDRAMVTAAWEGAEGADAIAFVVDAKSGLPEKVTVIAERLASRKEPKLLILNKVDLADKPRLLTHAERLNALLPFDETFFVSATTGDGIAELKTALTKRMPEGPWHFPADQVSDASERMLAAEVTREQIFLQLHAELPYASAVETEQYIERPDGSVELHQQILVERDTQRAIVLGKGGSRIKEIGARARAELSRVMGVPVHLYLHVKVKPGWDDDRTLNNDMGLDWVD; translated from the coding sequence ATGACCCAATCCCCCACCCCCCATTGCGGCCTGGTCGCCGTCGTCGGCGCGCCCAATGCCGGCAAGTCCACCCTAGTCAACGCGCTGGTCGGCCAGAAGGTCGCGATCGTCAGTCCCAAGGCGCAGACCACGCGCGTCCGGCTGATGGGAATCGCGATCGAGGGCGAGACGCAGTTGCTGCTGGTCGACACGCCGGGCATCTTTGATCCCAAGCGTCGCTTCGATCGCGCGATGGTGACTGCCGCCTGGGAAGGCGCCGAGGGGGCCGACGCGATTGCGTTCGTCGTCGATGCCAAATCGGGACTGCCTGAAAAGGTGACAGTGATCGCCGAGCGGCTGGCGTCGCGCAAGGAGCCCAAGCTGCTGATCCTCAACAAGGTCGACCTCGCCGACAAGCCGCGGCTGCTGACGCATGCCGAGCGGCTCAACGCGCTGCTGCCCTTCGACGAGACCTTCTTCGTGTCGGCGACCACCGGTGATGGGATCGCCGAACTCAAGACCGCGCTGACCAAGCGGATGCCGGAGGGACCGTGGCACTTCCCCGCCGACCAGGTAAGCGACGCGAGCGAGCGGATGCTCGCCGCCGAGGTCACGCGCGAGCAGATCTTCCTCCAGCTCCACGCCGAGCTCCCCTACGCCAGCGCGGTCGAGACCGAGCAATATATCGAGCGGCCCGACGGATCGGTCGAATTGCACCAGCAAATCCTGGTCGAGCGCGACACCCAGCGCGCGATCGTGCTGGGCAAGGGCGGATCGCGGATCAAGGAAATCGGCGCCCGCGCGCGCGCCGAGCTATCACGGGTGATGGGGGTGCCGGTGCATCTGTACCTGCACGTGAAGGTCAAGCCCGGCTGGGACGACGACCGGACGCTCAACAACGACATGGGGCTCGACTGGGTGGATTGA
- a CDS encoding GIY-YIG nuclease family protein, with amino-acid sequence MTFWTYILRCNDGSFYTGHTDHLERRIGQHHTGQIAGHTKHRRPVTLVWSEGFPSRLEALEAERRIKGWGKPKKLALISGDWTLLQLLSRNWQDPGRPSTSSARTDMGDP; translated from the coding sequence ATGACGTTCTGGACGTACATTCTCCGCTGCAACGACGGCAGCTTCTACACCGGCCACACCGACCACCTTGAGCGCCGTATTGGGCAGCATCATACGGGCCAGATCGCAGGGCACACTAAACATCGCCGACCGGTGACATTGGTTTGGAGCGAGGGGTTTCCCAGCCGGCTCGAAGCGCTCGAGGCAGAACGCCGGATCAAGGGCTGGGGCAAACCAAAGAAACTAGCGCTGATTTCGGGTGACTGGACCTTGCTCCAATTATTGTCGCGCAACTGGCAGGATCCGGGCCGCCCTTCGACAAGCTCAGCACGAACGGATATGGGGGACCCGTAA
- the rnc gene encoding ribonuclease III yields MSGDTLADWVARTLGHAPADIAPYARALTHGSQAAQNYERLEFLGDRVLGLCMAEWLFERFPDEPEGKLSRRLNALVTGPICAEVAREAGVVPHLKLGKQARDDGAANSDNVLGDVMEALIGALYLDTGIEGARAFVRRAWAGRIDAQAKAPRHPKSALQEWAAANNRRPPEYAIVERSGPHHAPKFRVRVTVGKLAEAEAEGSSKQEAETAAAEGLLAKLGG; encoded by the coding sequence TTGAGCGGCGACACGCTGGCCGACTGGGTAGCGCGGACGCTGGGCCACGCCCCCGCCGACATCGCGCCCTATGCTCGCGCGCTGACGCACGGCAGCCAGGCGGCGCAGAATTACGAGCGGCTCGAATTCCTGGGCGACCGCGTGCTCGGGCTGTGCATGGCCGAATGGCTGTTCGAGCGCTTTCCCGACGAGCCCGAGGGCAAATTGTCGCGCCGGCTCAACGCGCTGGTGACCGGCCCGATCTGCGCCGAAGTCGCGCGTGAGGCGGGCGTCGTGCCGCATCTCAAGCTCGGCAAGCAGGCGCGCGACGACGGCGCGGCCAACAGCGACAATGTCCTGGGCGACGTGATGGAGGCGCTGATCGGCGCGCTGTATCTCGACACCGGGATCGAGGGCGCGCGGGCCTTCGTCCGCCGTGCCTGGGCCGGCCGCATCGACGCGCAGGCCAAGGCCCCGCGCCACCCCAAATCGGCGCTGCAGGAATGGGCCGCCGCCAACAACCGCCGCCCGCCCGAATATGCGATCGTCGAACGCTCGGGCCCCCACCACGCGCCGAAGTTCCGCGTGCGGGTAACGGTGGGGAAACTGGCCGAGGCCGAGGCCGAGGGGAGCTCGAAGCAGGAGGCCGAGACGGCAGCGGCGGAGGGGTTGCTGGCGAAGCTTGGGGGGTAA
- the lepB gene encoding signal peptidase I: protein MAKSPRPAAKPTRPEWQETLIFLVKLALFVFVIRSFLFAPFVIPSGSMLPRTLIGDYLFVTKWNYGYSRHSLPWSVPLIPGRILASTPARGDVAVFKAPPQNQEDWIKRVIGLPGDRVQMRDGQLFLNGTAIPKARVADFVLPVTPNSTCEDYFRDALADGTPVCRYPQYRETLPNGVGYNVLDLGFSPADDTEVYTVPAGHVFMMGDNRDDSRDSRFADSISFVPMENLVGKAVVTFWSTDGNAGWLMPWTWPGATRWERIGEAF from the coding sequence ATGGCCAAGTCCCCCCGCCCCGCTGCGAAACCCACCCGCCCCGAATGGCAGGAAACGCTGATCTTCCTCGTGAAGCTCGCGCTGTTCGTGTTCGTCATCCGCAGCTTCCTGTTCGCGCCCTTCGTCATCCCCTCGGGGTCGATGCTGCCGCGCACGCTGATCGGCGACTATCTGTTCGTGACCAAGTGGAACTACGGTTATTCGCGCCATTCGCTGCCGTGGAGCGTGCCACTGATCCCGGGGCGCATCCTCGCCTCGACCCCGGCGCGCGGTGACGTCGCGGTGTTCAAGGCACCGCCGCAGAACCAGGAGGACTGGATCAAGCGCGTGATCGGCCTGCCCGGCGACAGGGTGCAGATGCGCGACGGGCAGTTGTTCCTCAACGGCACCGCGATCCCCAAGGCGCGGGTCGCCGATTTCGTGCTGCCGGTGACGCCGAATTCGACCTGCGAGGATTATTTCCGTGACGCGCTCGCTGATGGCACCCCGGTGTGCCGCTATCCGCAATATCGCGAAACCTTGCCCAACGGCGTCGGCTATAACGTCCTCGACCTCGGCTTCAGCCCCGCCGACGACACCGAAGTCTATACCGTGCCCGCCGGCCATGTCTTCATGATGGGCGATAATCGCGACGATTCGCGCGACAGCCGCTTCGCCGATTCGATCAGCTTCGTGCCGATGGAGAATCTGGTCGGCAAGGCCGTCGTCACCTTCTGGTCGACCGACGGCAATGCCGGCTGGCTGATGCCCTGGACCTGGCCCGGCGCGACGCGGTGGGAGCGGATCGGGGAAGCTTTTTGA
- the pgi gene encoding glucose-6-phosphate isomerase, with amino-acid sequence MAATDWTPIESAPRATLTELFAADTNRLEALTVDLAGIHFDFAKTHLTPELVAAFATLADQAGLAAKRDALFGGEIVNVTEGRAVEHTAERGEGSAASVDRARQQHARMRALIDAIEGEAFGPVQHVLHIGIGGSALGPDLLVDALGNDGVRYDVAIVSNVDGVALETALDQFDPHATIIAVASKTFTTTETLLNAESALAWMAEAGVDDPYGRVIALTAAPEKAMEWGVDETRILPFSDSVGGRYSLWSSIGFPAAMALGYEAFEELLEGAAEMDRHFRFTDPAKNAPVLAAFADLYYTQVRGCATRAVFAYDERLRLLPDYLQQLEMESNGKAVTAQGVPLDRPSAPITWGGVGTDAQHAVFQLLHQGTHLVPVEFVAVTEPGDGLAEAHHRQLLLNAFAQGAALMQGRANEDAARAYPGDRPSATLLLETLDPRTLGALIAFYEHRTFVNAALLDINPFDQFGVELGKEMAKAADAGDMVFDASTAALIERALG; translated from the coding sequence ATGGCAGCCACCGACTGGACCCCGATCGAATCCGCCCCGCGTGCGACGCTGACCGAGCTGTTCGCCGCCGACACCAACCGGCTCGAGGCGCTCACCGTCGACCTTGCCGGCATCCATTTCGATTTCGCCAAGACCCACCTCACCCCCGAGCTGGTTGCCGCCTTCGCCACGCTCGCCGACCAGGCAGGGCTCGCCGCCAAGCGTGATGCGCTGTTCGGCGGCGAGATCGTCAACGTCACCGAGGGCCGCGCGGTCGAGCATACTGCCGAGCGCGGCGAGGGATCGGCGGCGAGCGTCGATCGCGCGCGCCAGCAGCATGCGCGGATGCGCGCGCTGATCGACGCGATCGAGGGCGAGGCGTTCGGCCCGGTCCAGCACGTCCTGCATATCGGCATCGGCGGATCGGCGCTCGGTCCCGACCTGCTGGTCGATGCGCTCGGCAATGACGGGGTGCGCTACGACGTCGCGATCGTTTCGAACGTCGATGGCGTCGCGCTCGAAACCGCGCTCGACCAGTTCGATCCGCACGCGACGATCATCGCGGTGGCGTCGAAGACCTTCACCACCACCGAAACCTTGCTCAACGCCGAAAGCGCGCTGGCGTGGATGGCCGAGGCGGGGGTCGACGATCCCTATGGCCGCGTGATCGCGCTCACCGCCGCGCCCGAAAAGGCGATGGAATGGGGCGTCGACGAAACGCGGATCCTGCCCTTCTCCGACAGCGTCGGCGGGCGCTATTCGCTGTGGTCGTCGATCGGTTTCCCCGCCGCGATGGCGCTCGGCTATGAAGCGTTCGAGGAGCTGCTCGAGGGTGCCGCCGAAATGGACCGCCATTTCCGCTTTACCGATCCGGCCAAGAACGCGCCGGTGCTCGCTGCCTTTGCCGACCTCTATTACACCCAGGTGCGCGGCTGCGCGACGCGCGCGGTGTTCGCCTATGACGAGCGGCTGCGGCTGCTGCCCGATTACCTCCAGCAGCTCGAAATGGAATCGAACGGCAAGGCGGTGACCGCGCAAGGCGTGCCGCTCGATCGCCCGAGCGCGCCGATCACCTGGGGCGGGGTGGGCACCGACGCGCAGCACGCGGTGTTCCAGCTGCTGCACCAGGGCACGCATCTGGTGCCGGTCGAGTTCGTCGCGGTGACCGAGCCCGGCGACGGGCTGGCCGAGGCGCATCACCGCCAGTTGCTGCTCAATGCCTTCGCGCAAGGCGCGGCGCTGATGCAGGGACGCGCCAATGAGGATGCAGCGCGCGCCTATCCGGGCGATCGCCCCTCGGCGACCTTGCTGCTGGAAACGCTCGACCCGCGCACGCTGGGCGCGCTGATCGCCTTCTACGAGCACCGCACGTTCGTGAACGCAGCGCTGCTCGACATCAATCCGTTCGACCAGTTCGGGGTCGAGCTCGGCAAGGAAATGGCCAAGGCCGCCGATGCCGGCGACATGGTGTTCGACGCTTCGACCGCCGCGCTGATCGAG